A region from the Salifodinibacter halophilus genome encodes:
- the gcvPA gene encoding aminomethyl-transferring glycine dehydrogenase subunit GcvPA, producing the protein MAFIPHTEADIRHMLGAVGVENIDDLFDEIDPRLRGVDLSSVPTHADERAITREMHERAARDADGLCFVGAGAYEHHVPAAVWELTTRGEFYSAYTPYQPEASQGTLQVTYEYQTMICGLTGMDVSNASLYDGASALAEAVLMAVRGNRKSRANRILMPASVHPFYRQVATNICANQGIQFETIGFEAASGRADQSALDQWTGEDVTAVVVPQPNFFGVLEDADALTDWAHNNGAFAIGVVNPVALALVSPPGDWGSGDGVDIAVGEGQPLGAPLSGGGPYFGILCCRTKHARQMPGRVVGKTVDAEGETGYVLTLQPREQHIRRSKATSNICTNQGLLVTAATIHMSLLGPDGLQNVAAHSAANTRKLVDKLTTLRGVERVFEAPFFHECALRLPVDSKTALDELASRGIFGGYAIDAHYDALSNVIIVCATETKTNADLEAYATTLADVLDNGKPARRRVSAA; encoded by the coding sequence ATGGCCTTCATACCCCATACCGAGGCGGATATCCGCCATATGCTTGGCGCCGTCGGTGTCGAGAACATCGACGATTTGTTCGATGAAATCGATCCCAGGCTCCGGGGCGTCGATTTGTCCTCGGTCCCCACGCATGCAGACGAGCGCGCGATCACACGCGAGATGCACGAGCGCGCCGCACGCGATGCCGACGGTCTCTGTTTTGTCGGCGCCGGCGCCTATGAGCATCACGTGCCGGCGGCGGTGTGGGAATTGACCACAAGGGGCGAGTTCTACAGCGCGTATACGCCGTATCAGCCAGAGGCGAGCCAGGGCACGCTTCAAGTCACCTACGAATATCAGACCATGATATGCGGGCTGACGGGCATGGACGTGTCCAATGCCTCGCTCTATGACGGCGCTTCAGCGTTGGCTGAAGCTGTATTGATGGCTGTGCGTGGCAATCGAAAGTCGCGTGCGAATCGTATTCTCATGCCGGCTTCGGTTCATCCGTTCTACCGCCAAGTGGCCACCAATATCTGCGCCAACCAGGGGATCCAGTTCGAAACGATCGGGTTTGAGGCCGCCAGTGGCCGGGCCGATCAGTCGGCACTGGATCAGTGGACGGGCGAAGACGTCACGGCAGTGGTTGTGCCGCAACCGAATTTCTTCGGCGTGTTGGAAGATGCCGATGCGCTGACCGATTGGGCCCACAACAATGGCGCATTCGCCATTGGGGTTGTGAACCCAGTCGCGTTGGCGCTGGTTAGCCCGCCGGGCGATTGGGGCAGCGGCGACGGCGTCGACATCGCGGTCGGCGAGGGCCAGCCGCTGGGCGCACCGTTATCTGGTGGCGGTCCGTATTTCGGCATTTTGTGCTGTCGCACGAAACACGCACGCCAAATGCCGGGTCGCGTCGTGGGCAAGACCGTCGACGCCGAAGGCGAGACCGGTTACGTATTGACGCTACAGCCGCGTGAGCAACACATCCGGCGCTCGAAGGCGACTTCCAACATCTGTACCAACCAGGGACTGCTGGTTACGGCCGCGACCATCCACATGAGTCTGCTGGGTCCGGATGGCCTGCAAAACGTGGCGGCACACTCCGCCGCCAATACCCGCAAGTTGGTCGACAAACTGACCACGCTGCGTGGCGTCGAGCGGGTTTTTGAGGCGCCGTTTTTCCATGAATGTGCGCTGCGACTGCCCGTGGACAGCAAGACTGCGCTGGACGAACTCGCCAGCCGCGGCATATTCGGCGGCTACGCGATCGACGCGCATTACGACGCCTTATCGAACGTGATCATTGTGTGCGCGACCGAAACCAAGACCAATGCCGATCTTGAGGCCTACGCAACCACGCTGGCCGACGTGCTCGACAACGGTAAGCCAGCGCGGCGTCGTGTGTCGGCCGCCTGA
- a CDS encoding M24 family metallopeptidase — MNQISDTDTESFDWSAEYADRRTRLIESMGENDVAVIAAAPEKNRNNDVTYPYRAASDFRYLTGFIEPKAIAIIAPGHAEGEFQLFCRPRHPEQETWVGRRFGIDGARAALGADNAFDIAEFRDRLPGLLDGRDAVHLALGDESGIDRRVLTTLTGMRSQGRGRVPPARIERLDIALHAMRRTKSAAEIACMRRAADISAAAHNAAMQCVRPGMAEYELAATIHHGFEAAGAHWAYPTIVGAGANGCVLHYIENADVINAGDLVLIDAGAEYAGYAGDITRTFPASGCFNTAQRRLYDVVLAANKAALAAAQPGEPANAPHQAAVAVIVDGLIELGLLTGARDDIIANQDYRAFFMHGTSHWLGMDVHDVGDYKENGEWVTLEPGMAFTVEPGLYIPPETENVPAEYLATGIRIEDDVVITDNGCEVLTTDVPKEPDAIERLIANAK, encoded by the coding sequence ATGAACCAAATATCGGATACTGATACCGAATCGTTCGACTGGTCGGCTGAATATGCCGATCGCCGGACTCGATTGATCGAGTCGATGGGCGAAAATGATGTCGCCGTGATCGCCGCGGCACCGGAAAAAAACCGCAATAATGACGTCACATATCCCTATCGGGCGGCGAGTGATTTTCGGTATTTAACCGGTTTTATCGAACCGAAAGCCATTGCGATCATTGCGCCAGGGCATGCTGAGGGCGAATTTCAGCTCTTCTGCCGGCCGCGTCATCCAGAGCAGGAGACGTGGGTTGGCCGACGCTTCGGCATCGACGGCGCGCGCGCGGCACTCGGCGCCGATAATGCCTTCGATATCGCCGAGTTTCGCGATCGACTGCCAGGTCTGCTTGATGGCCGCGATGCGGTCCATTTGGCGCTCGGCGATGAATCCGGTATCGACCGGCGTGTGCTGACCACACTGACCGGCATGCGTAGCCAGGGTCGGGGGCGCGTGCCGCCGGCACGTATCGAGCGTCTGGATATCGCATTGCATGCGATGCGGCGGACCAAATCGGCTGCTGAAATCGCATGTATGCGTCGTGCGGCCGACATAAGCGCTGCGGCTCATAACGCGGCCATGCAGTGCGTTCGTCCTGGCATGGCTGAATACGAGTTGGCTGCGACGATCCACCACGGCTTCGAAGCCGCGGGCGCGCACTGGGCGTACCCGACAATTGTCGGTGCTGGCGCCAACGGCTGCGTGTTGCACTACATCGAAAACGCCGATGTAATCAACGCGGGCGATCTGGTGTTGATCGACGCGGGCGCCGAATATGCCGGCTATGCCGGTGATATCACGCGCACATTCCCGGCCAGCGGCTGTTTCAACACCGCCCAGCGTCGTTTGTACGACGTCGTGCTGGCAGCCAACAAAGCCGCGCTCGCTGCCGCTCAGCCCGGTGAGCCGGCCAACGCCCCACACCAGGCCGCCGTGGCAGTGATCGTCGACGGCTTGATCGAACTCGGTCTGCTGACCGGTGCACGTGACGACATCATCGCGAACCAGGACTATCGCGCGTTTTTTATGCACGGCACCAGCCACTGGCTGGGCATGGATGTGCACGATGTCGGCGATTATAAGGAAAACGGTGAGTGGGTTACGCTTGAACCCGGCATGGCCTTTACGGTCGAGCCCGGGCTCTATATTCCCCCCGAAACCGAGAACGTGCCGGCGGAATATCTGGCCACGGGCATTCGAATCGAGGATGATGTGGTTATTACCGACAATGGTTGCGAGGTGTTGACCACCGATGTTCCCAAGGAACCGGATGCAATCGAGCGGTTAATCGCCAATGCCAAGTAA
- the gcvH gene encoding glycine cleavage system protein GcvH yields the protein MGERPDNYRYTQSHEWVAPAEDGTARIGITDHAQSSLGDLVFVELPEVGTSFNAGEQVAVVESVKAASDIYAPVAGEIASVNETLEDAPEQVNEDPFGEGWLFELKLESEEATESLLDAAAYKEVADADD from the coding sequence ATGGGCGAACGACCGGACAATTATCGCTATACCCAATCGCACGAGTGGGTCGCGCCGGCTGAGGACGGCACAGCTCGCATCGGCATCACCGACCATGCCCAATCGTCGCTGGGCGATCTGGTATTTGTCGAATTGCCGGAGGTCGGCACGAGCTTCAATGCGGGCGAGCAGGTCGCCGTGGTGGAGTCGGTCAAAGCGGCCTCGGACATCTACGCTCCGGTGGCCGGCGAAATTGCTAGCGTAAACGAAACGCTCGAAGATGCGCCGGAACAAGTCAACGAAGACCCATTCGGCGAGGGCTGGTTGTTTGAGCTAAAGCTTGAATCCGAAGAAGCGACTGAGTCGCTGCTCGACGCTGCCGCGTATAAAGAAGTGGCCGACGCTGACGACTAG
- the ubiH gene encoding 2-octaprenyl-6-methoxyphenyl hydroxylase encodes MPQTSSIADTDMTHEFDADIAVVGGGLAGASLALAVAEVGLSVALIEARPFAVVDDPAARERTTALSYGTRVLFERLGLWPAIANSAEPIETLHVSQKDSFGRVRVDAAEYDVPALGYVAANAAMIEALQDRLEAEPRVSVVAPATFEALTEIDGGVALTLGCGDDTGAVRQTLTARLVVGADGANSSVRHALGIGAKHDEYDQRALITTLEPEKPHGGTAFERFTPDGPIAVLPRSAQSCALVWTLPPERARELAAADTATFEAELATQFGTRLGALKLTGRRGSFPLARTLCDSAVARRSVLIGNAGHALHPAAAQGFNLAVRDALTLAAHLTEQKHLAGADFDPGDPDWLAAWAEARRPDQHRIANFTDLVVRTFSNRLPGLGMARGMALFGLSIAPTIRHDIARRSMGLAVAPALDDLMQSETGHGR; translated from the coding sequence ATGCCGCAAACTTCATCCATCGCTGATACCGACATGACGCATGAATTCGACGCCGATATTGCCGTGGTTGGCGGCGGGTTGGCCGGCGCCAGTCTAGCGTTGGCCGTTGCCGAAGTCGGTTTGTCGGTGGCACTGATTGAGGCGCGACCATTCGCGGTAGTGGACGATCCAGCAGCACGTGAGCGCACGACAGCGCTGTCATACGGAACCCGCGTGTTGTTCGAACGGCTTGGGCTTTGGCCCGCGATCGCAAACTCGGCCGAGCCCATCGAAACCCTCCATGTGAGTCAGAAGGATAGTTTCGGCCGGGTCCGTGTCGACGCGGCGGAATACGATGTGCCCGCGCTTGGTTACGTGGCCGCCAATGCGGCGATGATTGAGGCGCTACAGGATCGGCTTGAGGCCGAGCCAAGGGTGTCGGTGGTTGCGCCTGCGACGTTCGAGGCTTTAACGGAGATCGATGGCGGTGTGGCATTAACGCTCGGGTGCGGCGACGACACTGGGGCTGTGCGACAGACATTGACCGCCAGGCTGGTGGTCGGGGCTGATGGCGCCAACTCGAGCGTGCGCCATGCGCTCGGCATCGGCGCCAAGCATGATGAATACGACCAACGTGCGCTGATTACCACGCTCGAACCGGAAAAACCACACGGCGGCACTGCGTTCGAGCGCTTTACACCGGATGGGCCGATCGCGGTGCTGCCACGTTCGGCGCAGTCTTGTGCACTTGTCTGGACGCTGCCGCCGGAGCGCGCGCGTGAGCTGGCGGCGGCCGACACGGCTACATTCGAGGCCGAGCTCGCGACGCAATTTGGCACACGGCTGGGAGCGCTCAAGCTGACCGGGCGACGGGGTAGTTTCCCATTGGCACGCACGCTGTGCGACAGCGCGGTTGCCCGGCGCAGCGTGTTGATCGGCAACGCCGGCCACGCACTGCATCCGGCCGCGGCGCAGGGGTTCAATCTGGCGGTACGCGATGCGCTCACACTGGCCGCTCATCTAACTGAGCAAAAACATCTGGCCGGCGCGGATTTCGATCCTGGTGATCCCGATTGGCTGGCGGCCTGGGCCGAGGCACGACGTCCGGATCAGCACCGGATCGCGAACTTTACGGATCTGGTCGTGCGCACGTTTTCCAACCGCTTGCCGGGCTTAGGTATGGCCCGAGGCATGGCGCTTTTCGGTCTATCGATAGCGCCAACCATTCGCCACGACATCGCACGCCGCAGCATGGGCTTGGCGGTTGCGCCGGCCTTGGATGACCTTATGCAATCGGAGACGGGTCATGGCCGGTAA
- a CDS encoding UbiH/UbiF/VisC/COQ6 family ubiquinone biosynthesis hydroxylase: protein MAGNEFDVAVVGGGVVGAVLAVALEQAGFATALIEAKRPQPFDHGADFDLRQSAIAPAPRHVLEHLGIWAHIDRSRICDFGGMKVWDGAGGDTLHLAHTAVGLPELGHIVENGLLVDRAWQQLANTSVYSPAGLADLRTHADGAQLELDTGDRLSAALVVGAEGANSPVRRAAGIATSSWGYGQRCTVGAVKPAKHHRHIAWQRFTDTGPVAFLPLADGRCSLAWHADDVLADELAELDDTAFAERLTEASAGVLGPIERVDSRAAFDLKLLHAHRYVTHRVALVGDAAHVVHPMAGQGVNLGLLDVAELVAALERGRRTGASPDAPRYLARYQRARMADNLAMLAATDGLKRLFGSRRPVLQRARQFGVTATARLSPLRQAMIRQATGGSPTGAPLVDAPR, encoded by the coding sequence ATGGCCGGTAACGAATTCGATGTGGCTGTGGTCGGCGGCGGTGTGGTCGGCGCCGTTTTGGCCGTCGCGCTCGAGCAGGCCGGGTTTGCCACGGCGCTAATCGAAGCGAAGCGGCCGCAACCGTTCGACCATGGTGCCGACTTTGACCTGCGCCAATCGGCCATCGCGCCAGCGCCGCGGCATGTGCTTGAGCATCTGGGCATCTGGGCACACATCGACCGCTCACGCATCTGCGATTTCGGCGGCATGAAAGTTTGGGATGGTGCCGGTGGCGATACGCTGCACCTGGCGCATACGGCTGTCGGTCTGCCGGAGCTCGGCCACATTGTCGAAAATGGGCTGTTGGTCGACCGTGCCTGGCAGCAGCTTGCTAACACATCGGTTTATAGCCCGGCGGGTTTGGCCGATCTACGAACGCATGCCGACGGTGCCCAACTCGAGCTGGATACGGGCGACCGTTTGTCCGCCGCGCTGGTGGTTGGCGCCGAGGGCGCGAACTCGCCGGTCCGACGCGCGGCGGGCATTGCCACGTCAAGCTGGGGGTACGGCCAGCGTTGTACCGTCGGCGCGGTCAAGCCGGCCAAACATCACCGCCACATCGCCTGGCAGCGATTCACCGACACCGGACCGGTAGCGTTTTTGCCGCTGGCCGACGGCCGTTGTTCCCTGGCTTGGCACGCCGACGACGTGTTGGCTGATGAACTCGCCGAGCTGGACGACACGGCATTCGCCGAGCGGCTGACCGAGGCCAGCGCCGGCGTGCTTGGGCCGATCGAGCGTGTCGATTCGCGCGCCGCGTTTGACCTCAAGCTGCTCCATGCCCACCGCTATGTCACGCACCGCGTGGCGTTGGTCGGCGACGCCGCGCACGTCGTGCATCCCATGGCCGGGCAGGGCGTGAATCTGGGGTTGCTCGATGTTGCTGAGTTGGTGGCGGCGCTCGAACGCGGCCGTCGAACCGGTGCGTCGCCCGACGCGCCGCGCTATCTTGCCCGCTATCAACGTGCACGGATGGCCGATAATTTGGCCATGCTGGCAGCTACCGACGGCTTGAAACGATTGTTCGGCAGTCGTCGCCCCGTGTTGCAACGCGCGCGGCAATTTGGTGTTACGGCGACGGCCCGGTTGTCACCGCTACGCCAAGCAATGATTCGTCAGGCCACCGGTGGCTCGCCAACGGGAGCCCCATTGGTTGATGCGCCCCGGTGA
- the tpx gene encoding thiol peroxidase encodes MNQQVTLKGNPVNVRGQMPQSGEALPDFTLTTTDLEDVGLAHFAGKRKLFNIFPSLDTPTCSLSVQRFNRELAEVDNLALIQVSADLPFAHARFCSAEDIAGGQNLSTFRSPSFLANYGLRLDSGPMAGLCARAVVVADSTDQVVYSELVAEIGDEPDYDAALAALKQAA; translated from the coding sequence ATGAATCAACAAGTCACCCTCAAAGGTAATCCGGTTAATGTCCGTGGACAGATGCCGCAATCGGGTGAAGCACTGCCGGACTTTACGCTGACCACGACTGATCTCGAAGATGTCGGGCTGGCGCACTTTGCCGGTAAACGCAAGCTATTCAACATTTTCCCGAGTTTGGATACGCCGACGTGCTCGCTGTCGGTCCAGCGATTCAACCGCGAACTGGCCGAAGTAGACAATTTGGCGCTCATCCAGGTGTCGGCAGACCTGCCGTTTGCCCACGCCCGGTTCTGCAGCGCTGAAGACATTGCCGGTGGGCAAAACCTGTCGACATTCCGTAGCCCGTCTTTTCTCGCGAACTACGGTTTGCGGCTGGATAGCGGGCCGATGGCCGGCCTGTGCGCGCGGGCCGTTGTCGTGGCCGATAGCACGGATCAGGTGGTCTATAGCGAACTGGTTGCCGAAATCGGCGATGAGCCGGACTACGACGCTGCATTAGCCGCCCTCAAGCAAGCCGCCTGA
- the gcvT gene encoding glycine cleavage system aminomethyltransferase GcvT, with the protein MPKHTPLHDEHVSLGAKLVDFAGWEMPINYSSQIGEHNAVREHAGIFDVSHMTVVDIRGAQSRDFLRRVLANDVAKIDADGKALYTCMLNAHGGVVDDLIVYHVAGNWYRAVVNAATTDKDLAWLHSQARDFDVNVERRDELAIVAAQGPAARELVREHLGAALAERAMALKPFEVAADGDWSVGRTGYTGEDGFEIVLPGNMAVGFWRGMIRSGATPVGLGARDTLRLEAGLNLYGQDMDEDHSPLVANLGWTVAFEPEERAFVGRNALEMARQRGIETKLVGVLLEGRGILRTGASVRAAGDDAVAEPSADNAPGELTSGSYAPTLERSIGFARVPVDWDYARVEVGVRGKWQPARVVATTFVRKGKIKVALD; encoded by the coding sequence ATGCCCAAACACACGCCGCTTCACGACGAACACGTTAGCCTCGGTGCCAAGCTGGTGGACTTCGCCGGCTGGGAAATGCCGATCAACTATAGCTCACAAATCGGCGAGCACAACGCGGTCCGTGAGCACGCGGGCATATTCGATGTGTCGCATATGACCGTGGTCGATATACGCGGCGCCCAATCGCGTGACTTTTTGCGGCGCGTTCTGGCCAACGACGTCGCCAAGATTGATGCCGACGGCAAGGCGCTCTATACCTGCATGCTCAACGCACATGGCGGCGTTGTGGACGATCTGATTGTCTACCACGTGGCGGGTAACTGGTATCGAGCTGTCGTCAACGCGGCGACCACCGACAAGGATTTGGCTTGGCTGCATAGTCAAGCGCGCGATTTCGACGTCAACGTGGAAAGGCGCGATGAATTGGCAATCGTGGCCGCGCAGGGGCCAGCCGCGCGCGAACTCGTGCGCGAACATCTTGGTGCGGCGCTTGCCGAGCGCGCTATGGCGCTAAAACCCTTCGAAGTAGCGGCGGATGGCGATTGGAGTGTCGGCCGCACTGGCTATACAGGTGAAGACGGCTTCGAAATCGTACTGCCGGGCAACATGGCGGTCGGTTTCTGGCGCGGCATGATCCGGTCGGGCGCCACGCCCGTCGGGCTGGGCGCGCGCGATACGTTGCGTCTGGAAGCTGGTCTCAACCTCTATGGCCAGGATATGGACGAGGATCATTCGCCCCTGGTTGCCAATCTCGGTTGGACCGTCGCTTTCGAGCCTGAAGAGCGTGCTTTCGTGGGACGCAACGCGCTGGAAATGGCGCGACAGCGGGGCATCGAGACGAAGCTGGTCGGTGTGTTGCTGGAAGGTCGCGGGATTCTCCGAACGGGTGCGTCGGTGCGCGCGGCCGGCGATGACGCAGTCGCCGAGCCGAGTGCTGACAACGCCCCGGGAGAGCTTACGAGCGGCAGCTACGCGCCGACGCTTGAACGCTCGATCGGATTCGCCCGTGTGCCGGTCGATTGGGACTATGCGCGTGTTGAAGTCGGCGTGCGCGGCAAGTGGCAGCCAGCACGAGTGGTCGCGACAACATTCGTGCGTAAAGGCAAAATTAAGGTGGCGCTGGACTAA